A stretch of DNA from Halorubrum sp. BOL3-1:
CTCGGACCAACCAGGCGGCTTCCATCGCGACTTCGTAGTTGCTCATACCCGAGCGGAGGGTCCGCAGGGTTTCGTCTCTTGTGGTTCGCCCGCGGCCCGACCGAAGATACAGATCGCCCGCAGCGACGGCTTACAGCCGGTTGACGACCGCCGCGGTGACCTCGTCGGTCGTGGCGTCGCCGCCGAGGTCACCCGTGCGTGGCCCGTCCGAGAGGACCGCCTCCACCGCGTCGCGCACGCGCCGTCCCTCCTCGGCGTGGCCGAGGTACTCGACGAGCATGGCCGCGGAGAGGATCGCCGCGGTCGGGTTCGCGGTCCCCTCGCCGGCGATGTCGGGTGCGGTGCCGTGGACCGGCTCGAACAGCGCGTTGTCGTGGCCGACGTTCGCGGAGGGGAGCAGGCCGAGCCCGCCGACGAGTCCGGCGGCCAGATCTGAGAGCACGTCGCCCGCGAGGTTCGGACAGACGATCACGCCGTACCGGCTCGGGTCGAGCGGGAGCTTCGTCGCGAACGCGTCCATCAGCTCCTCGTCGGCGTCGACGCCGCGCTCGTCGGCCACGGACAACACCTCCTCGCGGAACCGGCCGTCCGTCTCGCGCATCACGTTCGCCTTGTGCGCGACCGTGAACCCGTCGCGGTGGTCCGGCCCTCGGCCGTCCTCGACGAACTCGCACGCGAACTCCGCGAGCTCGCGGGAGGCCGAAGAGGTTACCACCCGCGTCAGCGCCGAGAGGTCGTCGCTCAGTCGGTCCTCGTGGCCCGAGTAGACGCCCTCGGTGTTCTCGCGGAGGAAGACGACGTCCGTCTCCGGCCGGAGCGCGTCGACACCGGGGTACGCCTTCGCCGGACGGACGTTGACGAACGAGTCGACCGCCTCCCGCAGCGGGAGGATGACGTCGGCGGCGGTCTCGCCGGCCGCGCCGAACAGCGTCGCGTCCGCGTCGGCCGCGAGACCGTACGTCTCGGCGGGAAGCGCCTCGCCGGTCGCCTCCTTGGTCGCGTCCCCGGCCTCGGCCGCGACGAACTCGAAGTCGACGGCGAGCGTCTCCAGTACCTCGACGGCGGCCGGGACGACCTCGCGGCCGATCCCGTCGCCCTCGATGACGACTATCTCGTCGGTCATCGACTCAGTCGTCTCCCTCGACGTACGGCAGGCCGGCGACCGTTTCGTCGACCTTGCTCCGGTTCGAGTACATCAGCGCGGTCGTGTCCCAGATTCCCTCGACGAGGGCCTCCCGCATCGCGTCGTCGACATCGACATCGATCGTCGTGTCGCCGTAGGTGACCGTCTCGCCCTCGACGTCGACCTCGATGTCTCCGTTGGGATTCTCCTCGATCCACTCCTGTAGCCTGACGACGGTCTCGTGGTCGGTCGTGACGGCCGGGATCCCGAGCGACTTACAGTTGTCGCGGAAGATCTCGGCGTACGACTCGCCGACGACGCCGTCGATCCCCCACCGCATCATCGCCTGCGGCGCGTGTTCGCGGGAGGAGCCGCAGCCGAAGTTGGAGTTGACGACCGCGATCGACGCGCCCTCGAACCGGTTGAGGGGGTGGTCGTTGAACGCGCCGTCGTCGTCCCGCCGGGCGTCGTAGAAGAGGTAGTCCGCCATGTTGTCGAACGTGACCTCCTTCATGAACTTCGCCGGGAGGATCTGGTCGGTGTCGACGTCGTCCCCGGGGATCGGCACGCCCGTGCCGGAGACCCCGGTGATGTGTTGGTCCTCGGTGCTGTCGATCGCGGGCATCAGTCCGCCACCTCCTCGACGCCGCCGGCACCGCCGGTCGGTCCGTCGTCCGCGTGCTCGCGCGCGTCGGCGACCTCGCCCTCGACGGCCGCGGCCGCGACCATCGCGGGACTCATCAGGACGGTACGACCGTCCTTCGACCCCTGTCGGCCGACGAAGTTACGGTTCGACGAGGACGCACACACCTCGTCGCCCTCCAAGGCGTCGTCGTTCATTGCCAGACACATCGAACACCCCGCGCGACGCCACTGGAATCCGGCGTTGATGAACACCTCGTCGATGCCGCGCTCCTCGCACTGCTGGCGCACGGTCTCCGAGCCGGGGACGGCCAGCGCGCGAACGCCCTCGTCGACCGTGTTGTCCTCCAGGATCTTCGCGGCCTCTCGGAAGTCAGAGAGCCGACCGTTCGTACAGGTCCCGAGGAACGCGACGTCGACGTCGTACCCGAGCATCGACTGCCCGGGGTCGATCTCCATGTGATCGAGCGCCTGCTCGGCCGCCTCGCGGTCGGTCCGCGCCGTGAAGTCGTCGGGATGCGGGACCGGCTCCGAGATCTCGATCACCTGTCCGGGGTTTATTCCCCACGTGACGAGCGGGTCGAGCCCGTCGGCGTCGACGGTGACCACGTCGTCGTACTCGGCGTCCTCGTCCGACGCGACCGACTCCCAGTACGCCTTCCGCTCCTCGAACGCCTCGCCCTCGGGGACGTACTCGCGTCCCCGCAGGTACTCGTAGGTGGTCTCGTCCGGGTTGATGTACCCCGCCCGCGCGCCGCCCTCGATGGACATGTTACACACCGCGAGCCGGCCCTCCATGTCGAGCGCCTCGATCGCGGGACCGCCGTACTCGTACACGTGCCCGACGCCGCCGTCGACGCCGAGGTCCTGGATCACTTTCAGGATCACGTCTTTCGCGTAGACGCCCTCGCCGAGCTCGCCCTCGACGTTGACCCGGCGGACCTGCTGTTTGTCCGCCGCGATACAGCCCGTCGCGAGCACGTCGCGGATCTGGCTCGTTCCGATGCCGACGCCGATGGAGCCG
This window harbors:
- a CDS encoding isocitrate/isopropylmalate family dehydrogenase — protein: MTDEIVVIEGDGIGREVVPAAVEVLETLAVDFEFVAAEAGDATKEATGEALPAETYGLAADADATLFGAAGETAADVILPLREAVDSFVNVRPAKAYPGVDALRPETDVVFLRENTEGVYSGHEDRLSDDLSALTRVVTSSASRELAEFACEFVEDGRGPDHRDGFTVAHKANVMRETDGRFREEVLSVADERGVDADEELMDAFATKLPLDPSRYGVIVCPNLAGDVLSDLAAGLVGGLGLLPSANVGHDNALFEPVHGTAPDIAGEGTANPTAAILSAAMLVEYLGHAEEGRRVRDAVEAVLSDGPRTGDLGGDATTDEVTAAVVNRL
- a CDS encoding 3-isopropylmalate dehydratase small subunit 2; the encoded protein is MPAIDSTEDQHITGVSGTGVPIPGDDVDTDQILPAKFMKEVTFDNMADYLFYDARRDDDGAFNDHPLNRFEGASIAVVNSNFGCGSSREHAPQAMMRWGIDGVVGESYAEIFRDNCKSLGIPAVTTDHETVVRLQEWIEENPNGDIEVDVEGETVTYGDTTIDVDVDDAMREALVEGIWDTTALMYSNRSKVDETVAGLPYVEGDD
- the leuC gene encoding 3-isopropylmalate dehydratase large subunit, which produces MSEGTLYDKVWDRHKVTELPNGQDQLFVGLHLVHEVTSPQAFGMLRERELDVAYPDRTFATTDHIAPTEAEKRERPLADDQAEEMLSALERNVGESGITFFGFESGKQGITHVVAPELGLSQPGMTVACGDSHTATHGAFGSIGVGIGTSQIRDVLATGCIAADKQQVRRVNVEGELGEGVYAKDVILKVIQDLGVDGGVGHVYEYGGPAIEALDMEGRLAVCNMSIEGGARAGYINPDETTYEYLRGREYVPEGEAFEERKAYWESVASDEDAEYDDVVTVDADGLDPLVTWGINPGQVIEISEPVPHPDDFTARTDREAAEQALDHMEIDPGQSMLGYDVDVAFLGTCTNGRLSDFREAAKILEDNTVDEGVRALAVPGSETVRQQCEERGIDEVFINAGFQWRRAGCSMCLAMNDDALEGDEVCASSSNRNFVGRQGSKDGRTVLMSPAMVAAAAVEGEVADAREHADDGPTGGAGGVEEVAD